The following are encoded together in the Pleurocapsa sp. FMAR1 genome:
- a CDS encoding ATP-binding response regulator, which produces MSEEQFSILLVDDDKVDRLAVRRALSKAGLMANLTEAKNGADAMSELKVRQNFGGVDQVNCSDSASNYLGHIFDLVLLDYRLPDIDGLHLLSQIKAFNLYLPVIVLTGQGDEEIAVEIMKAGAADYLSKAKIEPKGLAKAINSAVRIHKAELAVELINKRLRISNELLIFKNQELERQQEQIKLQNVQLQESYKLKSEFLATMSHELRTPMNAIMGFSQLLLRQYGDPLSEQQQNLIQRIFSNSKNLLDMINEMLDFSKIEAGRLEIRPQRFNLGNLINLTIEELRSLAVQKQLDLTAEVKLKDSYIVQDANFIKRIIVNLVSNAIKFTDIGTVKIKVWEIDPDKIAIAITDTGIGIAPVDRDKIFQAFRQLDQGFTRQHSGTGLGLAITKSLVTMMGGKINLESQLDEGSTFTIEIPRKYDA; this is translated from the coding sequence ATGAGTGAAGAACAATTTTCTATACTGTTGGTTGACGATGACAAAGTCGATCGCCTAGCAGTCAGACGAGCTTTAAGCAAAGCTGGTTTGATGGCGAATTTAACCGAAGCTAAGAATGGCGCAGATGCAATGTCTGAGCTAAAGGTTAGGCAAAATTTTGGCGGTGTTGACCAAGTTAATTGCTCTGACTCAGCTTCCAATTATCTTGGACATATTTTTGATTTGGTACTGCTCGATTATCGTTTGCCAGATATTGATGGTTTACATTTACTTTCTCAGATCAAAGCTTTTAATCTATATTTGCCTGTCATAGTTTTAACGGGACAAGGAGATGAAGAAATTGCCGTCGAGATCATGAAGGCAGGAGCAGCAGATTACTTATCAAAAGCCAAAATTGAACCAAAAGGTTTAGCTAAGGCAATAAACAGTGCTGTTCGGATTCATAAAGCAGAACTGGCAGTGGAATTGATAAATAAACGTCTGCGTATTAGCAATGAATTATTGATATTCAAAAATCAAGAATTAGAAAGACAGCAAGAACAAATTAAGCTCCAGAATGTCCAGCTACAAGAATCCTACAAACTCAAGTCCGAGTTTTTGGCAACCATGTCCCACGAATTGCGGACTCCCATGAACGCTATTATGGGCTTTTCTCAGCTTTTATTGCGCCAATACGGCGATCCTCTATCTGAGCAACAACAAAACCTTATTCAGCGCATTTTCAGCAACAGTAAAAATTTGTTAGATATGATCAATGAAATGCTCGACTTTTCTAAGATAGAGGCAGGCAGATTAGAAATTAGACCCCAAAGATTCAATCTAGGCAATTTAATTAATTTAACTATTGAAGAGCTACGTTCTTTAGCTGTCCAAAAACAGCTTGATTTAACAGCAGAGGTAAAGTTAAAAGATTCCTATATTGTTCAGGATGCTAATTTCATTAAAAGAATCATCGTTAATCTGGTTTCTAATGCCATAAAATTTACTGATATAGGAACAGTAAAAATTAAGGTTTGGGAAATAGATCCAGACAAAATTGCGATCGCCATTACGGATACGGGAATCGGCATCGCTCCAGTAGATAGAGATAAGATATTTCAGGCCTTTCGCCAGTTAGATCAAGGCTTCACCCGCCAACATTCTGGAACAGGCTTGGGTTTGGCTATTACCAAGTCTTTAGTAACTATGATGGGGGGCAAAATTAACCTAGAGAGCCAACTTGATGAGGGTTCGACTTTTACTATAGAAATACCTCGCAAGTATGATGCCTAA
- a CDS encoding SDR family oxidoreductase, with product MVTKERRPTPDDIPPQQLDYPASQADMTPQPDSDLSNYSPAGKLKGKVAFITGADSGIGRAVAIAYAMEGAEVAIFYNVNDGDAEETKKMVKDIGNKDCLIIKGDVRNYEDCESAIAQVVERFGKLNILINNAAYQMVQKKFEDITLEQFRRTMETNVFGYFYMVKAALPHLEEGDVIINTGSIVGKMGKNFLVDYATSKGAVHTFTKSLALNLGDRGIRVNSVVPGPVWTPNIPATMTAKQVDNYDSDGIIKRTAQPEELAPAYVFLGSSDSSFVTGALYDVTGGQLSA from the coding sequence ATGGTAACCAAAGAACGTCGTCCAACTCCCGATGATATTCCACCACAGCAGTTAGATTATCCAGCCTCTCAAGCGGATATGACTCCACAGCCAGATAGCGATCTGTCTAACTACTCCCCAGCAGGAAAACTCAAAGGAAAAGTGGCATTTATTACTGGTGCAGACTCTGGTATTGGTCGCGCTGTGGCGATCGCCTATGCCATGGAAGGAGCGGAAGTAGCTATCTTCTACAACGTAAATGATGGCGATGCGGAAGAGACTAAAAAAATGGTCAAAGATATTGGTAATAAAGACTGCCTGATAATCAAAGGCGACGTTCGCAACTATGAAGATTGTGAGTCGGCGATCGCCCAGGTAGTAGAGCGTTTTGGTAAGTTAAATATCTTAATTAACAACGCTGCTTACCAAATGGTGCAGAAGAAGTTTGAAGATATTACCTTAGAACAGTTTCGTCGCACGATGGAAACCAATGTATTTGGCTATTTTTATATGGTCAAGGCTGCATTGCCTCATTTAGAAGAAGGTGATGTGATTATCAATACTGGTAGCATTGTCGGCAAAATGGGTAAAAACTTTCTAGTTGATTATGCCACTTCCAAAGGTGCAGTCCATACTTTCACCAAATCTTTGGCATTGAATTTAGGCGATCGCGGTATTCGAGTTAATTCCGTCGTACCAGGGCCCGTTTGGACTCCTAATATTCCCGCGACGATGACGGCAAAGCAAGTAGATAACTACGATAGTGACGGTATTATCAAGCGTACTGCTCAACCAGAAGAACTAGCTCCTGCTTATGTTTTCTTAGGTAGTTCTGACAGTAGCTTTGTGACAGGCGCACTTTACGACGTAACTGGCGGACAGTTATCAGCTTAA
- a CDS encoding PepSY domain-containing protein: MRASRLKKIKYSLAPFVIIPLILTPITGGLFHIADLAGKDDQYGWLMDIHTGKFGIIDLSSFYPFYNALALLIMAGAGIWLWFKGLRR, encoded by the coding sequence ATGCGTGCCAGTCGTCTAAAAAAGATCAAATATAGCCTTGCTCCCTTTGTAATTATTCCTCTAATCCTGACTCCAATAACAGGTGGGCTTTTCCACATAGCGGATTTAGCAGGAAAAGACGACCAGTATGGATGGTTAATGGATATCCATACTGGTAAGTTTGGGATAATTGACTTGAGTTCTTTTTATCCATTTTATAATGCTCTTGCCTTATTAATTATGGCAGGAGCAGGGATTTGGCTTTGGTTTAAAGGTTTACGAAGATGA
- a CDS encoding PRC-barrel domain-containing protein, translating to MKEISLDAKVVCVDGECGKSTHVIIERNSQKVTHFVVKVSNFLESHKYLVSIDRVVRTTPESIALSCTKEELAAMPPFTEMRFLNPVTYKYEALEDFSDKAIADRTSYLMWSDPTMSGDMSTDIFSMPVEEEIIPAGEIAIHRGASVEATDGHIGRVEEFLLDPQDQHITHLVLEEGHLWHKKELTLPMSAIARMDEDYIYLNLDKEAVRSFSI from the coding sequence ATGAAAGAAATTTCTTTAGATGCAAAAGTTGTCTGTGTTGATGGTGAATGCGGTAAATCAACTCATGTAATTATCGAGCGCAATAGTCAAAAAGTAACTCACTTTGTAGTCAAAGTTTCTAATTTCTTAGAGTCTCATAAATATTTGGTATCGATTGACCGAGTTGTGAGAACTACCCCCGAATCTATTGCCTTAAGCTGTACTAAAGAGGAATTGGCTGCTATGCCTCCTTTTACTGAAATGCGGTTTCTCAATCCTGTTACGTATAAGTATGAAGCATTAGAAGACTTTAGCGACAAAGCGATCGCCGATCGCACTTCTTATTTGATGTGGTCCGATCCAACTATGAGTGGAGATATGAGTACAGATATATTCTCTATGCCAGTAGAAGAGGAAATAATTCCTGCTGGGGAGATAGCGATACACAGAGGTGCATCAGTAGAAGCCACCGACGGACATATTGGGCGGGTAGAAGAATTTTTGCTCGATCCCCAGGATCAGCACATTACTCATTTGGTACTAGAAGAGGGGCATTTATGGCACAAAAAAGAATTAACCTTACCCATGTCGGCGATCGCTCGTATGGATGAAGATTATATCTATTTAAATTTAGACAAAGAAGCAGTTAGATCTTTTTCTATTTAA
- a CDS encoding aldo/keto reductase, which produces MSANSQSQMLYRELGNTGEKVSAIGLGGWHIGLPNVDEQLGIRIVRTAIDRGITFMDNSWDYNDGVSEKRMGKALRDGYREKAFLMTKIDGRSKKEAAKQIDESLQRHQVDCIDLIQYHEIIRYEDPHRVFDEQGAHAAFIEAKEAGKLRYIGFTGHKDPQIHLHMLEVAAENDFQFDTVQMPLNVMDAHYRSFAKLVVPELVKQNIGILAMKTMANGILLRSNTATPIECLHYALNLPTSVVITGIDSLEILDQAFEAVSSFEPMDEQQVQSLLDKTAQAGAKGEFEPFKTSSIFDSTAQNPDWLGEEPEKLQQLMPS; this is translated from the coding sequence ATGTCAGCTAATAGTCAATCACAAATGCTATATCGAGAGCTTGGTAATACAGGAGAAAAGGTTTCAGCCATAGGACTGGGCGGTTGGCATATCGGCTTGCCAAACGTCGATGAGCAGCTAGGTATCCGAATTGTTCGTACAGCGATTGATCGCGGTATCACTTTTATGGATAATAGTTGGGATTACAATGATGGAGTCAGTGAGAAACGCATGGGCAAAGCTCTTCGCGATGGCTATCGAGAAAAAGCGTTTTTGATGACCAAAATTGATGGTCGCTCGAAAAAAGAAGCGGCAAAACAGATAGACGAATCTTTACAGCGTCATCAAGTAGATTGCATCGATCTCATCCAGTATCACGAGATTATCCGCTACGAAGACCCACATCGAGTATTTGACGAACAGGGCGCTCATGCAGCTTTTATCGAAGCAAAAGAAGCTGGCAAGCTGCGATATATCGGCTTTACGGGACATAAAGATCCCCAAATTCATCTACATATGCTCGAAGTGGCAGCCGAAAACGACTTTCAGTTTGATACAGTTCAAATGCCTTTAAATGTAATGGATGCTCATTACCGTAGCTTTGCTAAGTTAGTTGTTCCAGAATTAGTTAAACAAAATATCGGCATTTTGGCGATGAAAACTATGGCAAACGGTATACTTTTACGCTCCAATACTGCTACTCCCATCGAATGTCTGCATTATGCTCTCAATTTACCCACCTCGGTCGTAATCACTGGAATTGATAGTCTCGAAATTCTCGACCAAGCATTTGAAGCCGTAAGTAGCTTTGAGCCAATGGACGAACAACAGGTACAATCGTTATTAGATAAAACAGCACAGGCAGGAGCGAAAGGAGAATTTGAGCCATTTAAAACCTCTTCAATTTTTGACAGCACTGCCCAAAATCCTGATTGGCTGGGAGAAGAACCAGAGAAACTTCAGCAATTAATGCCTTCATAA
- a CDS encoding aldo/keto reductase: MNLTNFRTLGHSGLIVSPMALGTMTFGTQRWGASDEISQSIFHAYVEAGGNFIDTADIYAQGRSEELIGSYINHSSLRDDLVLATKFTFHGGKSGNPNAGGNGRKNMYRAIEGSLRRLKTDYIDLYWMHAWDMVTPVEEVLQSLGDLVRAGKIRYFGFSDVPAWYAAKAVGLATAFNVPAPIALQVEYSLVERNIENEHIPAARECGLGICAWSPLAGGFLTGKYSLENTNGQGRLSNSNPFEGKFTKFTDRNWRILDALRTVATEIDRPLAQVALAWVSAQPSITAPILGASKLEHLHDNLSSLSIRFAPDQIQTLKQSSAPDLVFPYGMFTSEVKQSIFSGTIL, from the coding sequence ATGAACCTTACTAATTTTCGCACCCTTGGTCACTCTGGACTGATCGTCAGTCCTATGGCTCTCGGTACTATGACCTTCGGCACGCAACGATGGGGAGCGTCTGATGAAATTTCCCAGTCTATTTTTCACGCCTATGTCGAGGCGGGTGGGAATTTTATCGACACCGCTGATATATATGCACAGGGTCGCAGTGAAGAATTAATCGGCAGCTATATCAACCATAGCAGCCTACGCGACGATCTGGTACTTGCGACAAAGTTCACCTTTCATGGTGGCAAATCGGGCAATCCAAATGCGGGGGGCAACGGACGAAAGAATATGTATCGGGCAATTGAAGGGTCGCTACGTCGTCTTAAAACTGACTATATTGATCTTTACTGGATGCACGCTTGGGATATGGTGACACCTGTTGAGGAAGTACTACAGTCACTCGGCGATTTGGTACGCGCTGGCAAAATTCGCTACTTCGGTTTTTCAGATGTACCAGCCTGGTATGCTGCTAAAGCTGTTGGGCTTGCCACTGCCTTTAATGTTCCTGCACCTATTGCCTTGCAGGTTGAATATTCTCTTGTCGAGCGCAATATTGAAAACGAACATATCCCCGCCGCCCGCGAATGTGGTCTTGGCATTTGCGCGTGGAGTCCGCTTGCAGGTGGATTCCTCACTGGTAAGTATAGTCTTGAGAACACTAACGGACAGGGACGACTCAGCAATAGTAATCCCTTCGAGGGAAAGTTTACTAAGTTCACCGATCGCAATTGGCGCATACTCGATGCCCTGCGAACGGTTGCCACTGAGATCGATCGCCCGCTGGCGCAAGTCGCCCTGGCTTGGGTCTCGGCACAGCCTAGCATCACCGCGCCTATCCTGGGTGCTAGCAAGCTCGAACACCTGCATGATAACTTATCTTCGTTGTCAATCCGCTTTGCCCCAGACCAAATCCAGACACTAAAACAGAGCAGTGCGCCCGATCTGGTTTTTCCTTATGGTATGTTTACGAGTGAGGTAAAGCAAAGTATCTTTAGTGGCACAATCCTTTAG
- a CDS encoding zinc-dependent alcohol dehydrogenase family protein, translated as MKRWILKAGATDLEGLVLEDVSMPEPGVGEVRIRIHAVSLNSRDQLVIKGPFGRLSDRDLVPVSDGSGEIDAVGSGVDNWVVGDRVTGLLLPWLKEPVKAGFGMGLGSLNEDGMLAEYVVLPADRIVPAPASLDYAEAATLPCAALTAWNALYGDHPIQTNSKVLVLGSGGVSLFALLFAQAAGAEVIATSSQNTKMQRLIELGASDAINYQDNLNWGSAVFERTGGVDKVVDVGGTGTLNQSLAAAGYGGEVALIGLMTNGDSPPDVNPLMSKGITIRGSSVGSAEMYKALSQEIETHKIKPPIDRKFDFEDAKNAFQAQSSSDLFSKIVIELV; from the coding sequence ATGAAACGTTGGATTTTGAAAGCGGGTGCTACCGATCTTGAGGGGTTAGTACTTGAGGATGTGTCAATGCCAGAGCCAGGCGTGGGCGAAGTTCGGATTCGGATTCACGCAGTTTCGCTTAATTCCCGAGACCAGCTAGTGATTAAAGGGCCATTCGGTCGGCTAAGCGATCGCGATCTCGTCCCAGTTTCCGATGGGTCAGGTGAAATTGATGCGGTTGGGTCTGGGGTCGATAATTGGGTTGTGGGCGATCGCGTCACTGGATTACTATTACCCTGGCTAAAAGAGCCAGTTAAAGCAGGATTCGGCATGGGTTTAGGTTCGCTCAACGAAGACGGTATGTTGGCTGAATATGTCGTCTTACCCGCTGACCGTATCGTACCCGCACCCGCAAGTTTGGATTATGCTGAAGCAGCTACGCTTCCCTGCGCTGCACTTACAGCCTGGAATGCTCTTTACGGCGACCATCCTATTCAAACCAACAGCAAAGTTCTAGTTTTAGGCAGTGGCGGGGTTTCACTATTCGCTCTACTTTTTGCCCAGGCCGCAGGTGCTGAAGTAATTGCCACATCGAGTCAAAATACTAAAATGCAGCGATTAATTGAGCTTGGTGCTAGTGATGCCATCAACTATCAAGACAATTTGAATTGGGGCAGTGCGGTGTTCGAGCGGACGGGGGGGGTCGATAAAGTAGTTGATGTTGGCGGAACAGGTACACTAAATCAGTCTCTGGCTGCTGCTGGCTACGGTGGCGAAGTCGCCCTCATTGGACTGATGACAAATGGCGATAGTCCCCCAGACGTTAACCCGCTAATGAGTAAAGGCATTACCATTCGTGGTAGTTCTGTTGGCAGTGCCGAAATGTATAAAGCTTTATCCCAAGAAATTGAAACACATAAAATTAAGCCACCGATAGATCGCAAATTTGATTTTGAGGATGCTAAAAATGCTTTTCAAGCCCAGTCCTCATCAGATCTTTTTAGCAAAATCGTCATCGAACTAGTGTAG
- a CDS encoding VOC family protein: MTISTQTDDVQVQKVRAIGSTVSDAERSLKFYTEAFSFKLVSDITLEESYYSELEGIKATKIRLVTLQLGDEVIELIEYLDIEGKPIPTDSQSNDLWFQHLAIVVSDIDRAYDHVKSFEIEPISSGLQTLPNGIRAFKFKDPDGHDLEIIWFPPELSKDKWQQNTEELFLGIDHSAIAVADTEQSLKFYRDLLGMEVEESNINSGEIQAHLDGLAEAKVRVTGTRPKKKGLGIELLDYIVPGTGRPFADDWQSYDIASMQVQLVVKDIDLAVNTLRENGVEIISPKIIQFPNSYPYSQACIVKDPNGHAMMLITV; the protein is encoded by the coding sequence ATGACTATTTCAACACAGACTGATGACGTTCAAGTACAAAAAGTTCGAGCTATTGGTTCAACAGTAAGCGATGCAGAGCGATCGCTCAAGTTTTATACTGAAGCGTTTTCATTTAAATTAGTTTCAGATATTACGCTCGAAGAAAGTTACTACAGCGAATTGGAAGGAATAAAAGCGACTAAAATTCGGCTTGTTACATTGCAGCTTGGGGATGAAGTGATCGAGCTTATCGAGTATCTTGACATCGAGGGAAAACCCATTCCAACTGATTCCCAGAGTAATGATCTGTGGTTTCAACATCTGGCGATCGTTGTTAGCGATATAGATCGCGCTTACGACCATGTAAAATCTTTTGAGATCGAGCCAATTTCTAGCGGACTACAAACTCTTCCGAATGGCATACGTGCCTTTAAGTTTAAAGACCCAGACGGTCACGATTTAGAAATAATTTGGTTTCCACCTGAGCTTAGTAAAGATAAGTGGCAGCAAAACACGGAAGAATTATTTTTAGGCATTGATCATAGTGCGATCGCTGTAGCCGATACCGAACAGAGTCTCAAATTTTATCGAGATCTTTTAGGGATGGAGGTAGAAGAAAGCAATATCAACTCTGGCGAAATTCAGGCTCATCTTGATGGCTTAGCAGAAGCCAAAGTGCGAGTGACAGGAACGCGACCAAAAAAAAAAGGTTTGGGAATAGAATTACTCGACTATATCGTCCCTGGAACTGGTCGTCCGTTTGCCGATGATTGGCAAAGTTACGATATTGCATCTATGCAAGTACAGCTTGTAGTTAAGGATATCGATTTAGCAGTAAATACCCTGCGAGAAAACGGAGTCGAAATTATCTCGCCTAAAATCATCCAGTTTCCCAACTCCTATCCTTATTCTCAAGCTTGCATCGTCAAAGATCCTAATGGACACGCAATGATGTTAATCACTGTCTAA
- a CDS encoding cupin domain-containing protein → MSKPKVKYWHVWTDEDGISHQTQCELTNFAKESMGGGADPQWNDHLLSSDAEILFTVQPVGWVGQWHENPKPQWIVPLSGKWFVETTDGTRVEMGAGEVSFGGDQKTKPNEKGHKGHLSGTVGDEPAVLMVVQLKDEKWLAAQPGDFA, encoded by the coding sequence ATGAGCAAGCCAAAAGTAAAATACTGGCACGTATGGACAGACGAAGATGGTATAAGTCACCAAACTCAATGTGAATTGACCAACTTTGCCAAAGAAAGTATGGGTGGCGGTGCCGATCCCCAGTGGAATGATCATCTGCTTTCTAGTGATGCAGAGATTTTATTTACCGTCCAGCCAGTTGGCTGGGTGGGTCAGTGGCATGAAAACCCTAAGCCCCAGTGGATCGTGCCTTTGTCTGGTAAATGGTTTGTCGAGACAACAGATGGCACTCGTGTAGAAATGGGTGCTGGGGAGGTTTCTTTTGGTGGCGACCAAAAAACCAAACCCAATGAAAAAGGACATAAAGGTCATTTATCGGGTACTGTAGGTGATGAGCCAGCAGTACTAATGGTAGTGCAGCTAAAAGATGAGAAATGGCTAGCTGCACAACCTGGTGACTTTGCTTGA
- a CDS encoding ATP-binding response regulator: protein MSVTQPTKSNYILAVDDIPDNLLLIQLSLEQEGHRVVVANNGKTALKQIKKAPPSLILLDVMMPGMDGYEVTRRIREDRNIPFIPILLVTAREESSLVEGLDAGADEFVRKPFQLDELQARVRSMLRLKETIDQRENFVSCLTHDLRTPLVAANRMLDLIQQQAFGEVNNEQKEAIASILSSNQNMLQMLNTLLETHQYELGQKTLSFIPVNLQQLIVEVVTELQPLAIEKGIELKQNIASEVPEIKGDRLELRRVFTNLIGNAIKFTDKGAVKVSLDHNKSQVLVTVKDTGIGISPQDQKAVFQRYHQGNHRRSGKGLGLYLCQQIINAHQGQITVTSEVGKGATFSFWFPKQLS from the coding sequence ATGTCTGTTACACAGCCCACAAAAAGCAACTATATTTTAGCCGTAGATGATATTCCTGATAATCTTTTATTGATTCAGCTTTCCCTAGAACAAGAAGGTCATCGAGTTGTTGTGGCTAATAACGGCAAAACAGCTTTAAAACAGATTAAAAAAGCTCCTCCCAGTTTAATTTTATTAGACGTGATGATGCCTGGGATGGACGGTTATGAAGTCACACGACGCATTCGCGAAGACCGCAATATTCCCTTTATTCCCATACTGTTGGTTACAGCTAGAGAGGAATCTAGCCTAGTTGAAGGATTGGATGCAGGTGCAGATGAATTCGTGCGCAAACCTTTTCAACTAGATGAGTTACAGGCTAGGGTGCGCTCTATGCTCAGGCTGAAAGAAACAATAGACCAAAGAGAAAACTTTGTATCTTGTCTGACTCACGATCTTAGAACACCACTGGTAGCTGCTAACCGAATGCTAGATTTAATTCAGCAGCAGGCATTTGGTGAGGTTAACAATGAGCAGAAAGAAGCGATCGCCAGTATCCTCAGCAGCAATCAAAATATGCTACAAATGCTCAATACCCTATTAGAGACTCATCAATATGAATTGGGGCAAAAAACTCTAAGCTTTATCCCTGTAAATCTTCAGCAGCTAATAGTCGAAGTAGTAACTGAACTTCAGCCATTAGCAATTGAAAAAGGAATAGAGTTAAAGCAAAATATAGCTTCAGAAGTGCCAGAAATTAAGGGCGATCGTCTTGAACTGCGCCGAGTTTTTACCAATTTGATTGGCAACGCCATTAAGTTTACCGACAAGGGTGCAGTAAAAGTATCTTTAGATCACAATAAGTCTCAGGTATTAGTTACGGTTAAAGATACGGGAATTGGTATATCCCCACAGGATCAAAAGGCTGTTTTCCAACGCTACCATCAAGGCAACCATAGACGATCTGGCAAAGGCTTAGGACTCTATCTGTGTCAGCAAATTATTAATGCCCATCAAGGACAAATTACGGTGACATCCGAAGTCGGTAAAGGTGCTACTTTTTCTTTTTGGTTTCCCAAACAATTATCCTGA
- a CDS encoding SMP-30/gluconolactonase/LRE family protein: protein MPEGIEIYDDRLKPLLRQDATLQKLTGGTVHGEGPVYFSEDDSVIWSDAHDNRLLRWSPTDGDQVIRQPSHYQSGNYRDLEGRLVACSQGQRAIIRREADGEWRVLIDRAWGLRFNSPNDLVVKSDGTIWFTDPTFGITHEDQGYGGEQEQAGDFVYRFDPATGEIDAVIKEMEKPNGIAFSPDESLLYVSDTSAAEHPQQLHNIRVYEVRENRYVEEGRVFATIEPGEPDGFRVDVHGNIFTSSADSVQVYAPDGTRLGKIFVPEVCTNLTFGGKEKNRLFITAKTSLICDRHQYKRLTNTLNIKNWKIMSKFISKFIYIAVAVVAFLITSGILLKIPALSATSSFALIYPSDSFPGVFKSIILLIFRVCMGIIFVRHAYPKLTHLKQWSKSLNNMPIWLCVIGAATMFFGGFCLIAGFLTLLASIGILGSMAFAMILEIMGGEPFIAQDPYLTPADDYKGPHGKAEGPSWEKAFIYVLIMMLIAVFGPGLYSIDAILFPDLTFW from the coding sequence ATGCCTGAAGGTATTGAAATTTATGACGATCGCTTAAAACCTCTGTTGCGTCAAGATGCTACTCTGCAAAAGCTTACAGGTGGAACGGTTCATGGAGAAGGACCTGTTTATTTTTCTGAGGATGACAGCGTAATTTGGAGTGATGCCCACGATAACCGCCTGTTGCGTTGGAGTCCGACTGATGGCGATCAAGTGATTCGTCAGCCATCCCACTATCAAAGTGGCAATTATCGCGACCTCGAAGGTCGTCTTGTCGCCTGTTCTCAGGGTCAACGGGCAATTATCCGACGCGAAGCAGATGGTGAGTGGCGAGTTTTAATAGATCGCGCTTGGGGTCTACGTTTTAATAGTCCCAATGACTTAGTAGTAAAAAGCGATGGGACGATCTGGTTTACCGACCCAACTTTCGGGATCACTCACGAAGACCAAGGGTACGGGGGCGAACAAGAACAAGCTGGAGATTTTGTCTATCGTTTCGATCCTGCGACGGGGGAAATAGATGCAGTAATTAAAGAAATGGAAAAACCCAACGGAATTGCTTTTAGCCCCGATGAAAGTCTGCTATATGTTTCCGATACTTCTGCTGCCGAACATCCCCAGCAGCTTCACAATATCCGCGTTTATGAAGTGAGGGAAAATCGCTATGTAGAAGAGGGTCGCGTGTTTGCAACTATAGAACCAGGCGAACCTGATGGATTTCGCGTAGATGTGCATGGCAATATTTTTACCAGTTCTGCCGATAGCGTACAGGTATATGCCCCCGATGGTACTCGCTTGGGTAAAATCTTCGTGCCAGAAGTATGCACTAATCTTACTTTCGGCGGTAAAGAGAAAAATCGCCTGTTTATTACGGCTAAAACTTCTCTTATATGCGATCGACACCAATACAAGAGGCTTACAAATACATTGAATATTAAAAATTGGAAAATAATGAGCAAATTTATAAGCAAATTTATTTATATTGCAGTTGCTGTAGTTGCTTTTTTGATAACTAGCGGCATCTTACTAAAAATTCCTGCCCTATCGGCTACAAGTTCATTTGCTTTAATCTATCCTAGTGATAGTTTCCCAGGAGTATTTAAAAGCATAATTTTATTAATTTTTCGGGTTTGCATGGGCATTATCTTCGTGCGTCACGCATATCCCAAGCTGACTCACCTAAAGCAGTGGTCTAAGTCACTTAATAATATGCCGATTTGGCTCTGTGTTATTGGTGCAGCGACCATGTTTTTTGGCGGATTTTGCTTAATTGCTGGTTTTCTAACTCTATTAGCTAGCATCGGTATTTTAGGCTCGATGGCATTTGCTATGATACTAGAAATTATGGGGGGTGAACCTTTTATTGCTCAAGATCCTTATTTAACTCCTGCCGACGATTATAAAGGACCACATGGCAAAGCTGAAGGACCAAGCTGGGAAAAAGCCTTTATTTACGTTTTAATCATGATGCTAATTGCGGTATTTGGACCAGGGCTATATTCTATAGATGCCATATTGTTTCCTGATTTAACTTTTTGGTAA